The following proteins come from a genomic window of Corynebacterium hansenii:
- a CDS encoding TetR/AcrR family transcriptional regulator gives MADATTGKTTRGGKATSRRRNRPSPRDRLLTSATELFTNEGIRVIGIDRVLREADVAKASLYSLFGSKDKLVIAYLEDLDQKWRAAWNARAESLDTPEEKILAFFDQCIAEQPGIDFRGSHFQNAASEYPNPATESEEEIRATVVAHRTWLWDTLRALLGEKECNQASLHANMLMLYLDGGLAGAKMSKDLTPLQTARDLARDLVYAEH, from the coding sequence GTGGCGGATGCGACGACCGGCAAGACGACGCGGGGTGGCAAGGCCACGTCGCGGCGCCGAAACCGGCCGAGCCCCCGCGACCGGCTGCTGACCTCCGCCACGGAGCTGTTCACCAACGAAGGCATCCGCGTCATCGGCATCGACCGCGTGCTGCGCGAGGCCGACGTGGCCAAGGCCAGCCTGTATTCGCTGTTCGGGTCGAAGGACAAGCTGGTCATCGCGTACCTGGAGGACCTCGACCAGAAGTGGCGCGCCGCCTGGAACGCCCGCGCGGAATCGCTGGACACGCCCGAGGAGAAGATCCTCGCGTTCTTCGATCAGTGCATCGCCGAGCAACCCGGCATCGACTTCCGCGGCTCGCACTTCCAGAACGCCGCCTCCGAATACCCGAACCCGGCGACGGAATCGGAGGAGGAGATCCGCGCGACCGTCGTGGCCCACCGCACCTGGCTGTGGGACACGCTGCGCGCGCTGCTGGGAGAGAAGGAATGCAATCAGGCGTCGCTGCACGCGAACATGCTGATGCTCTACCTCGACGGCGGGCTGGCCGGCGCGAAGATGTCCAAGGACCTCACGCCGCTGCAAACCGCCCGCGATCTGGCCCGCGACCTGGTCTACGCCGAGCACTGA
- a CDS encoding alkaline phosphatase D family protein, which yields MTFASGSSPSSPTPSRRTVLKAGAATAALVGTSSLAGRFTAAAQEAAQQAVDAGGHAVFQHGVASGDPLPDSVLLWTRATSNPDDIPGSGAGTVVKLLCEVATDDSFSEIVLSGETTASPDNDNTVKLDATGLRPDTRYWYRFTVADGEYAGQVSPIGRTRTAPAASATPDKLGIALTSCANWEAGYFSAYRDMADNPDVDVIMCVGDYLYEYASGEYAAKDGAIRNHEPAHEIISLSDYRRRYGHYRTDADLQAAHAAKPWLVTWDDHEIADDAHATGADNHSPESEGDYAARRDAAYQAYLEWLPVRATPLSQGGHLYRAFAYGTLADITMLDLRTYRDKAPEFVNARDTDDENRTMLGSEQMKFLHNRWSTSSASWNLVGNSVMFTPVLIPPLDPQTSGAITELMGLPQEGIPYNSDQWDGYAHERRRLIQIMSEQGLDNVVFLTGDIHSSWACDVPVAPGRYPADGVAAAEIVCTSVSSPNIDDIVKLPPRNPISLAAEQALSTANRHVKWVEFDNHGYVSVHVRADEIVAEYRFVDDKTVPNRPLHTAARYRVRRGEGVSPA from the coding sequence ATGACTTTCGCCTCGGGCTCCTCCCCCTCGTCGCCGACGCCGTCCCGCCGCACCGTCCTCAAGGCCGGTGCCGCCACCGCCGCCCTCGTCGGCACGTCGAGCCTCGCCGGCCGCTTCACCGCCGCGGCCCAGGAAGCCGCGCAGCAGGCCGTCGACGCCGGCGGCCACGCCGTCTTCCAGCACGGCGTCGCATCCGGCGATCCGCTGCCCGACTCCGTCCTCCTGTGGACCCGCGCCACCTCCAACCCGGACGACATCCCCGGTTCCGGCGCCGGCACCGTCGTCAAGCTGCTCTGCGAGGTGGCCACCGACGACTCCTTCTCCGAGATCGTCCTGTCCGGCGAGACCACCGCCTCCCCGGACAACGACAACACCGTCAAGCTCGACGCCACCGGCCTGAGGCCCGACACCCGGTACTGGTACCGCTTCACGGTCGCCGACGGCGAGTACGCCGGGCAGGTCTCCCCCATCGGCCGCACGCGCACCGCCCCGGCCGCCTCGGCGACGCCCGACAAGCTCGGCATCGCGTTGACCTCCTGCGCCAACTGGGAAGCGGGCTACTTCTCCGCCTACCGCGACATGGCGGACAACCCGGACGTCGACGTCATCATGTGCGTCGGCGACTACCTGTACGAATACGCCAGCGGCGAATACGCGGCCAAGGACGGCGCCATCCGCAACCATGAGCCGGCGCACGAGATCATCTCGCTGTCCGACTACCGCCGCCGCTACGGCCACTACCGCACCGACGCCGACCTGCAGGCCGCCCACGCCGCCAAGCCGTGGCTGGTGACCTGGGACGACCACGAAATCGCCGACGACGCCCACGCCACCGGCGCCGACAATCACTCCCCCGAAAGCGAAGGCGACTACGCCGCCCGCCGCGACGCCGCCTACCAGGCGTACCTGGAGTGGCTGCCCGTGCGCGCCACCCCGCTGTCCCAGGGCGGCCACCTCTACCGCGCCTTCGCCTACGGCACCCTGGCGGACATCACGATGCTCGACCTGCGCACCTACCGCGACAAGGCCCCCGAGTTCGTCAACGCCCGCGACACCGACGACGAGAACCGCACGATGCTCGGCTCCGAGCAGATGAAGTTCCTGCACAACCGGTGGTCGACGTCGTCGGCGTCGTGGAACCTGGTCGGCAATTCCGTGATGTTCACCCCGGTGCTCATCCCGCCGCTGGACCCGCAGACCTCCGGCGCGATCACCGAGCTGATGGGCCTGCCGCAGGAGGGCATCCCCTACAACTCCGACCAGTGGGACGGCTACGCCCATGAGCGCCGCCGCCTGATCCAGATCATGTCCGAGCAGGGGCTCGACAACGTCGTGTTCCTGACCGGCGACATCCACTCCTCGTGGGCCTGCGACGTGCCGGTGGCGCCCGGCCGCTACCCCGCCGACGGCGTCGCCGCCGCGGAGATCGTGTGCACGTCCGTCAGCTCGCCGAACATCGACGACATCGTGAAGTTGCCGCCGCGCAACCCCATTTCGCTCGCCGCCGAGCAGGCGCTGTCCACGGCCAACCGCCACGTGAAGTGGGTGGAGTTCGACAACCACGGCTACGTCAGCGTCCATGTCCGCGCCGATGAGATCGTGGCCGAGTACCGCTTCGTCGACGACAAGACCGTGCCCAACCGCCCGCTGCACACCGCCGCGCGGTACCGGGTGCGCCGCGGCGAGGGCGTGTCGCCCGCGTAG
- a CDS encoding histone-like nucleoid-structuring protein Lsr2, whose protein sequence is MARKEVIQYIDDLDGTALDAEEVKVVRFGYQGRNYYLDLSADNAEKFDEMIRPYVEKAHADDSAPATRTRRGGNPNSTKQRERNRIIRQWAKDRGMDVADRGALPKAIIDEYEASHS, encoded by the coding sequence ATGGCGCGCAAAGAAGTAATCCAGTACATCGACGATCTAGACGGCACCGCGCTGGACGCGGAAGAGGTCAAGGTCGTTCGTTTCGGCTACCAGGGCCGCAATTACTACCTGGACCTTTCCGCAGACAATGCGGAGAAGTTCGACGAAATGATCCGCCCGTACGTGGAAAAGGCCCACGCCGACGATTCGGCGCCGGCCACCCGCACCCGCCGCGGCGGCAACCCGAATTCCACGAAGCAGCGCGAGCGCAACCGCATCATCCGCCAGTGGGCGAAGGACCGCGGCATGGACGTCGCCGACCGCGGCGCACTGCCGAAGGCGATCATCGACGAGTACGAGGCCTCGCACTCCTAG
- a CDS encoding universal stress protein yields the protein MPKQDIIVCAVDGSDASKTAAKWAANTAVKRGIPLRLVSSYSMPQFLYAEGMVPPQELYEDLEAETLEKVEEAKQVARDFAPDVDVSHQIEEGSPIDMLLDLSEQCTMIVMGSRGLGGLSGMVMGSVSAAVVSHASCPVVVVREDNHVTEETKYGPVVVGVDGSGVSQKAIENAFKEADARGAELIAVHTWMDMQVQASLAGLSAAQQQWQVVEEEQNALLGQRLAGWQQQFPNVKVTKVVTRDRPVRALADASEGAQLLVVGSHGRGGFKGMLLGSTSRALLQAAPCPMMVVRPDSLPK from the coding sequence ATGCCCAAACAAGACATCATCGTCTGCGCCGTCGATGGCTCGGATGCGTCGAAGACCGCAGCCAAGTGGGCGGCCAACACCGCGGTGAAGCGCGGAATCCCCCTGCGGCTGGTGAGCAGCTACTCCATGCCGCAGTTCCTCTACGCGGAGGGCATGGTCCCCCCGCAGGAGCTCTACGAGGACCTGGAGGCGGAGACCCTGGAGAAGGTCGAGGAAGCCAAGCAGGTCGCGCGCGACTTCGCGCCCGACGTCGACGTGTCGCACCAGATCGAGGAGGGCAGCCCGATCGACATGCTGCTCGACCTGTCCGAGCAGTGCACCATGATCGTCATGGGCTCGCGCGGCCTCGGCGGGCTCTCCGGCATGGTGATGGGTTCGGTGTCGGCCGCGGTCGTGTCGCACGCGTCGTGCCCGGTGGTCGTGGTCCGCGAGGACAACCACGTCACCGAGGAGACCAAGTACGGCCCGGTCGTCGTCGGCGTCGACGGCTCCGGCGTGTCGCAGAAGGCGATCGAGAACGCCTTCAAGGAGGCCGACGCCCGCGGTGCCGAGCTGATCGCCGTCCACACCTGGATGGACATGCAGGTCCAGGCGTCGCTCGCCGGCCTGTCCGCGGCGCAGCAGCAGTGGCAGGTCGTCGAGGAGGAGCAGAACGCGCTCCTCGGTCAGCGGCTCGCCGGCTGGCAGCAGCAGTTCCCGAACGTGAAGGTCACCAAGGTCGTCACCCGTGACCGTCCGGTGCGCGCGCTCGCCGACGCCTCCGAGGGCGCGCAGCTGCTCGTCGTCGGCTCGCACGGCCGCGGCGGCTTCAAGGGCATGCTGCTCGGCTCCACGTCGCGCGCGCTGCTGCAGGCGGCGCCGTGCCCGATGATGGTCGTGCGACCGGACTCGCTGCCGAAGTAG
- a CDS encoding DUF6474 family protein — protein MSFLGDYRDRRRETKLKLKAAKAKAKEDAKHEAKLKDKAYRDGLKAAEVERKRDSRAAKKEAKRDRKLDKRATKRAEKIRKAGWKDEKKALKAKHKHQTRMAEKILQQQRSRGVTSDKAKGWVGAARLLLPVALPLGYRLLTFAQNRGQDASARRFGVTGDAVARHHGYGAPLRARIEGIHGSLDRLEKSKASGTMGFVKDARSRLDLLVDAIETAEHMTPDQRRRAHMSISAELDGIDSEIMAKMGLTA, from the coding sequence ATGAGCTTCTTGGGCGACTACCGCGACCGCCGCCGCGAAACGAAACTGAAGCTGAAGGCCGCGAAGGCCAAGGCGAAGGAAGACGCGAAGCACGAGGCGAAGCTGAAGGACAAGGCGTACCGCGATGGCCTCAAGGCCGCCGAGGTCGAGCGCAAGCGCGATTCGAGGGCCGCCAAGAAGGAAGCCAAGCGCGACCGGAAGCTGGACAAGCGCGCCACCAAGCGGGCCGAGAAGATCCGCAAGGCGGGGTGGAAGGACGAGAAGAAGGCCCTCAAGGCCAAGCACAAGCACCAGACGCGCATGGCGGAGAAGATCCTCCAGCAGCAGCGCAGCCGCGGCGTCACCTCCGACAAGGCGAAGGGCTGGGTCGGCGCCGCCCGCCTGCTGCTGCCCGTGGCCCTGCCGCTCGGCTACCGGCTGCTGACGTTCGCGCAGAACCGCGGCCAGGACGCCTCCGCCCGCCGCTTCGGCGTGACCGGCGACGCCGTGGCCCGCCACCACGGTTACGGCGCCCCGCTGCGCGCCCGCATCGAGGGCATCCACGGTTCGCTGGACCGCCTGGAGAAGTCGAAGGCGTCGGGCACGATGGGCTTCGTCAAGGACGCCCGCAGCCGCCTGGACCTGCTCGTCGACGCCATCGAGACGGCCGAGCACATGACGCCGGACCAGCGCCGCCGCGCGCACATGTCCATCTCCGCGGAGCTCGACGGCATCGATTCCGAGATCATGGCCAAGATGGGCCTGACCGCCTAG
- a CDS encoding LLM class flavin-dependent oxidoreductase: MSETRVPLSVLDLVPVSAGSNAAEAIAASVEAARAAEAAGYRRFWIAEHHNTLNIASSATAVLMGHIAGATSTIRVGSGGIMLPNHAPLRVAEDIGTLATIYPGRIDLGLGRAPGTDPATARELRRGASDVADFASDIRDLIRYLGPVRPEATIVAHPGQATNVPMYVLGSTTAGASVAAALGMPFAVASHFAPHQLAESLEVYRSAFDAGAPTATIAEPRVMVAANVLVADTADRARREFSVVQRMFLSLGRGSARKPLPEPVDHPEAGATMIEWQRVQAMLRCSFVGTAADVVAGLEGFAAETGADEIITVTYSHDPRVRIRSIHKLGLAWFTQSPKKGARQPS; this comes from the coding sequence ATGAGCGAAACACGGGTGCCGCTTTCCGTCCTCGACCTGGTGCCGGTCTCCGCGGGGTCGAACGCCGCCGAGGCCATCGCGGCCAGCGTCGAAGCCGCCCGCGCGGCGGAAGCGGCGGGGTACCGGCGGTTCTGGATCGCCGAGCACCACAACACGCTCAACATCGCGTCGTCGGCGACGGCGGTGCTGATGGGCCACATCGCCGGGGCGACGTCGACCATCCGCGTCGGGTCCGGCGGGATCATGCTGCCCAACCATGCGCCGCTGCGGGTGGCGGAGGACATCGGCACGCTGGCCACCATCTATCCCGGCCGCATCGACCTCGGGCTCGGCCGCGCGCCGGGCACGGACCCGGCGACGGCCCGCGAACTGCGGCGCGGCGCCTCCGACGTCGCCGACTTCGCCTCGGACATCCGGGACCTGATCCGGTACCTGGGACCGGTGCGGCCGGAGGCGACGATCGTCGCGCATCCCGGCCAGGCGACCAACGTGCCCATGTACGTGCTCGGCTCCACGACCGCCGGCGCGTCGGTTGCCGCGGCGCTGGGCATGCCCTTCGCCGTCGCGTCGCACTTCGCGCCGCATCAGCTGGCCGAGTCGCTCGAGGTGTACCGGAGCGCCTTCGACGCCGGCGCCCCCACGGCCACCATCGCCGAACCCCGAGTCATGGTCGCAGCCAACGTCCTCGTCGCCGACACCGCGGACCGGGCGCGGCGGGAGTTCTCCGTCGTGCAGCGGATGTTCCTGTCACTCGGCCGCGGCAGCGCCCGCAAGCCGCTGCCCGAACCGGTCGACCACCCCGAGGCCGGCGCGACGATGATCGAGTGGCAACGGGTGCAGGCAATGCTGCGGTGCTCGTTCGTCGGCACCGCCGCCGACGTCGTCGCAGGTCTGGAGGGTTTCGCCGCCGAGACGGGAGCGGACGAGATCATCACCGTCACCTACTCGCATGACCCGCGGGTGCGCATCCGGTCGATTCATAAGCTCGGTTTGGCGTGGTTCACGCAATCGCCGAAAAAAGGTGCCCGTCAGCCGTCGTAA
- a CDS encoding pseudouridine synthase yields the protein MPMTLDDPGCFDDPADDADLGEQPDPAEKPEPTSRRSPRRRRRRTAPLPIRDGLNPSRVRAPQAGPGASGTVTALELLTAAIEGQTHRHPADDAAAIAARFADGLVVDAAGRPLSPGSELRPGADIWFYRLPAPEPRLAGPMPIIHRDRDIVVVDKPPFLATTPRGRHIVESAVVRLRRELGDGDLIPAHRLDRLTSGVLVFVARPEARGAYQDLFAEPGAVVKRYEALTRLPGPADLPAPPFTLATRQEKTRGVLQARTVAGEPNARTIVDGIEVGGHVLGGAGSDGIGLGGAGSDGTGLDDARRLPGTALWHLRPLTGRTHQLRLHLHELGFPILGDPLYPEVLPADAEDPARPMHLVCRELAFDDPFTGERRVFRSGRSTADPATAP from the coding sequence GTGCCCATGACCTTGGACGATCCCGGCTGCTTCGACGATCCGGCGGACGACGCGGACCTCGGCGAGCAACCCGATCCGGCCGAGAAACCGGAGCCGACTTCGCGCCGGTCGCCTCGCCGCCGCCGTCGCCGCACCGCGCCCCTGCCGATCCGCGACGGCCTCAACCCCTCCCGGGTCCGGGCGCCGCAGGCCGGTCCGGGAGCCTCCGGAACCGTCACCGCACTCGAGCTGCTCACCGCCGCCATCGAGGGGCAGACCCATCGCCATCCCGCCGACGATGCCGCCGCCATCGCCGCGCGCTTCGCCGACGGCCTGGTCGTCGACGCCGCCGGCCGCCCCCTCTCCCCCGGCTCCGAACTGCGGCCCGGCGCGGACATCTGGTTCTACCGGCTGCCGGCCCCGGAACCCCGGCTCGCGGGCCCGATGCCGATCATCCACCGCGACCGGGACATCGTCGTGGTGGACAAGCCGCCGTTCCTGGCCACGACGCCGCGCGGCCGCCACATCGTCGAATCGGCGGTGGTGCGCCTGCGCCGCGAACTCGGCGACGGCGACCTCATCCCCGCCCATCGCCTCGACCGCCTCACCTCCGGCGTCCTCGTCTTCGTGGCGCGGCCGGAGGCTCGCGGCGCGTACCAGGATCTGTTCGCCGAACCGGGGGCCGTCGTCAAGCGTTACGAGGCACTCACCCGACTACCCGGCCCCGCCGACCTGCCCGCACCCCCGTTCACGCTGGCCACGCGGCAGGAGAAGACCCGCGGCGTCCTGCAGGCGCGCACCGTCGCGGGCGAGCCGAACGCGCGGACCATCGTCGACGGCATCGAGGTTGGCGGCCATGTGCTCGGCGGCGCCGGAAGTGACGGCATTGGGCTTGGCGGCGCCGGGAGTGACGGCACTGGGCTTGACGACGCCCGCCGGCTCCCCGGAACGGCCCTCTGGCACCTGCGGCCGCTGACCGGGCGCACCCACCAGCTGCGGCTGCACCTCCACGAACTGGGGTTCCCCATCCTCGGCGACCCCCTCTACCCCGAGGTGCTGCCCGCCGACGCCGAAGATCCCGCGCGACCGATGCACCTGGTCTGCCGCGAGCTCGCGTTCGACGACCCGTTCACCGGCGAGCGCCGGGTGTTCCGCAGCGGGCGGTCCACGGCCGATCCCGCCACCGCACCCTGA
- a CDS encoding GlsB/YeaQ/YmgE family stress response membrane protein, with translation MTDTLLLAASAPAMGFIGWIIIGGLAGWIGSKIMATDASMGIILNIVVGIIGGFLGGFLLGLFGVDVAGGGLIFSFLTCLLGAVILLWIVGLVTKRR, from the coding sequence ATGACTGACACTCTGCTTCTCGCCGCGTCCGCACCGGCCATGGGCTTCATCGGCTGGATCATCATCGGTGGTCTGGCCGGCTGGATCGGCTCCAAGATCATGGCCACCGACGCGTCCATGGGCATCATCCTGAACATCGTCGTCGGCATCATCGGTGGCTTCCTCGGTGGTTTCCTGCTCGGCCTGTTCGGCGTCGACGTTGCGGGCGGTGGACTGATCTTCAGCTTCCTCACCTGCCTCCTCGGCGCGGTGATCCTGCTGTGGATCGTCGGCCTGGTGACCAAGCGCCGCTAA
- a CDS encoding ABC transporter ATP-binding protein, whose protein sequence is MSAPDTPGSQHRTSAGGPGATPPRAPAARATGLTKRYGEGDTAVVALDAVDVEFGRGEFTAIMGPSGSGKSTLMHCMAGLDSATSGEARIGDTELSGLSDKEITALRRDRLGFVFQSFNLVPTLTAEENITLPVDIAGRKVDREWFDSITSKLGLTGRLSHRPSELSGGQQQRVACARALVGRPEIIFGDEPTGNLDSNSSREVLQILRTAVDDLGQTVVIVTHDAKAASYADRVIFLADGRVVDELRTPDTDAILNRMARMEQL, encoded by the coding sequence ATGTCCGCTCCCGACACCCCGGGCAGCCAGCACCGCACCAGCGCCGGAGGACCCGGCGCCACGCCTCCCCGGGCACCGGCCGCCCGCGCAACGGGCCTGACCAAACGCTACGGCGAAGGCGACACCGCCGTCGTCGCGCTCGATGCCGTCGACGTGGAATTCGGCCGCGGCGAGTTCACCGCGATCATGGGCCCCTCCGGCTCCGGCAAGTCGACGCTCATGCACTGCATGGCCGGCCTCGACTCCGCCACCTCGGGCGAGGCCCGCATCGGCGACACCGAGCTGTCCGGGCTGTCCGACAAGGAGATCACGGCGCTGCGCCGCGACCGCCTCGGATTCGTGTTCCAGTCGTTCAACCTGGTGCCCACCCTTACGGCGGAAGAGAACATCACGCTGCCCGTCGACATCGCCGGGCGGAAGGTCGACCGCGAGTGGTTCGACTCCATCACCTCCAAGCTGGGCCTGACCGGCCGCCTGTCGCACCGCCCGTCGGAGCTGTCCGGCGGCCAGCAGCAGCGCGTCGCCTGCGCCCGCGCCCTCGTCGGCAGGCCCGAAATCATCTTCGGCGACGAACCGACCGGCAACCTCGACTCCAACTCCTCCCGCGAGGTGCTGCAGATCCTGCGCACCGCCGTCGACGACCTCGGGCAGACCGTCGTCATCGTCACCCACGACGCCAAGGCCGCCAGTTACGCCGACCGCGTCATCTTCCTCGCCGACGGCCGCGTCGTCGACGAGCTCCGCACCCCCGACACCGATGCCATCCTCAACCGCATGGCACGCATGGAACAGCTGTGA
- the yidC gene encoding membrane protein insertase YidC produces MLAPLVFVISGILKAWHLVISAVPGVSASTAWTASVVLLLITVRTALLPIAYKQLVMGRKTVNLRPEFAAIRLKYARSIDPNAAKYEKWAAQELRKQHGINVWTGLIPPLVQIPVFIGLYRMLRHMAAVGAHGSSHVTERVGLLSGDEVRGFASATFSGVPLPAYPAMPQPQLAELGTSFSDVLSVATPLIFAAAAFTGINMAISVNRLRRTLDHGSRFMRGTYKYLVFMTFFAVSFPLFFGFFGPAPLAIVVYWVCNNLWTMSQNAIITIILEARHPLTPEFKALRDQSRDARRQQRKNRRRNRREARSSRWRAVAGTIRHPRRREELWDAHRTFLAEREAAAKAMTDRQMAQKVKIHQTRQLARLLRTESQGDLPSMDRPTRVNDAWRRTAPLPEPATQEDERIVGKLGKVVVRMVLAKDAQDKKRAETKRAKAAARLKARAAARAAKNAGLDG; encoded by the coding sequence TTGCTGGCACCCCTGGTCTTCGTCATTTCGGGGATCCTCAAAGCCTGGCACCTCGTCATTTCGGCGGTGCCGGGCGTTTCCGCGTCCACGGCCTGGACCGCGTCGGTGGTCCTGCTGCTGATCACGGTCCGCACGGCCCTGCTGCCCATCGCCTACAAGCAGTTGGTGATGGGCCGGAAGACGGTCAACCTGCGACCCGAGTTCGCCGCGATCCGGCTGAAGTACGCGCGCAGCATCGATCCGAACGCCGCGAAGTACGAGAAGTGGGCGGCGCAGGAGCTGCGGAAGCAACACGGCATCAACGTGTGGACGGGGCTGATCCCCCCGCTGGTGCAGATCCCGGTGTTCATCGGGCTGTACCGCATGCTCCGGCACATGGCCGCCGTCGGCGCGCACGGGTCGTCGCACGTGACCGAAAGGGTGGGCCTGCTCAGCGGCGATGAGGTCCGCGGATTCGCCTCCGCGACATTCTCGGGCGTTCCCCTGCCCGCATATCCCGCGATGCCGCAGCCGCAATTGGCCGAACTGGGCACGAGCTTTTCTGATGTCCTCTCCGTCGCCACCCCGCTCATTTTCGCGGCTGCCGCATTCACGGGCATCAACATGGCGATTTCCGTCAATCGACTGCGGCGCACGCTCGACCACGGTTCGCGCTTCATGCGCGGCACCTACAAATACCTGGTCTTCATGACCTTCTTCGCCGTGTCGTTCCCGCTGTTCTTCGGCTTTTTCGGCCCGGCGCCGCTGGCGATCGTCGTCTATTGGGTGTGCAACAACCTGTGGACCATGAGCCAGAATGCCATCATCACCATCATCCTCGAGGCCCGTCATCCCCTCACGCCGGAATTCAAGGCCCTCCGGGATCAATCGCGGGATGCGCGACGGCAGCAGCGGAAGAATCGGCGGCGCAATCGTCGTGAAGCTCGGTCCTCCCGCTGGCGCGCGGTGGCCGGGACCATCCGCCACCCGCGCCGACGCGAGGAACTGTGGGACGCCCACCGCACCTTCCTCGCGGAACGCGAGGCCGCGGCGAAGGCGATGACCGACAGGCAGATGGCGCAGAAGGTCAAGATTCACCAGACGCGGCAGCTCGCGCGCCTGCTGCGCACCGAGTCCCAGGGCGACCTGCCCAGCATGGACCGCCCGACGCGAGTCAACGACGCTTGGCGACGGACTGCGCCCCTCCCGGAGCCGGCCACCCAGGAGGACGAGCGGATCGTCGGCAAGCTGGGGAAGGTCGTCGTGCGGATGGTGCTGGCGAAGGATGCGCAGGACAAGAAGCGCGCCGAGACGAAGCGGGCGAAGGCGGCCGCGCGGCTCAAGGCGAGGGCAGCGGCCAGGGCCGCGAAGAACGCCGGGTTGGACGGCTGA